One segment of Spodoptera frugiperda isolate SF20-4 chromosome 5, AGI-APGP_CSIRO_Sfru_2.0, whole genome shotgun sequence DNA contains the following:
- the LOC118272022 gene encoding 3-oxoacyl-[acyl-carrier-protein] reductase FabG encodes MFTDKVVLITGASSGIGAACALAFAKSSATLSLVGRNLDNLNKIGHLCEKLNRIKPLLIVADVTSDTDLDKIVEETANKFGKINVLINNAGINSVPETHSSAETYDRVMATNLRATYLLTTKATPYLLKTKGNVVNISSILSNKPLPIMTPYCMSKAAIDMLTKCTALQLGPRGVRVNAVNPGPVKTEMFRRGGMTDTDCDRMFAGIEMSAPLKKTTKGENVAELVMFLASDRATCITGSCFVIDCGLMLGDAGNL; translated from the coding sequence ATGTTCACTGACAAAGTAGTGCTCATCACTGGAGCCAGCTCAGGGATAGGAGCTGCCTGCGCTCTTGCCTTCGCTAAGTCATCAGCCACACTATCACTAGTAGGACGAAACCTAGACAACCTAAATAAAATCGGACACCTCTGCGAGAAACTAAACCGTATAAAACCACTCCTAATAGTTGCAGATGTAACATCAGACACTGACCTAGATAAAATAGTAGAAGAAACAGCAAATAAATTCGGAAAAATAAACGTTCTAATCAACAATGCCGGGATAAACTCCGTGCCCGAAACACATTCGTCAGCAGAAACTTACGACCGAGTTATGGCGACGAATCTACGTGCCACGTACCTGCTCACTACTAAAGCGACACCGTACTTACTCAAAACGAAGGGGAACGTCGTAAATATTTCCAGTATCCTGTCGAACAAACCGCTGCCCATCATGACGCCATACTGCATGTCCAAAGCAGCCATCGACATGCTGACGAAATGTACAGCATTGCAACTTGGCCCACGAGGAGTGAGAGTCAATGCTGTCAATCCTGGACCTGTGAAGACAGAAATGTTTAGAAGAGGAGGCATGACTGACACAGACTGCGATAGGATGTTTGCTGGAATAGAAATGAGCGCTCCTTTGAAGAAAACAACAAAAGGCGAAAATGTAGCGGAACTAGTGATGTTCCTAGCGAGTGATAGAGCAACTTGTATCACTGGAAGTTGCTTCGTCATCGACTGCGGACTCATGCTGGGCGATGCCGGCAATTTGTGA